One part of the Rutidosis leptorrhynchoides isolate AG116_Rl617_1_P2 chromosome 1, CSIRO_AGI_Rlap_v1, whole genome shotgun sequence genome encodes these proteins:
- the LOC139899200 gene encoding S-locus-specific glycoprotein S13-like: MRRSHTTTFIFILVLFYPFLSLAIDTITSTQPLTINQTLVSKGEAFELGFFNPGNDNLYIGIWYKQVQQKTYVWVANRDAPITSFNGTLTIGENGTIVLLNQTGTAIWSSNQSVPLTNTVAQLLDNGNFVVRRENDENPDNYIWQSFDYPSDTFLPEMKLGWNRKTGINRYIRAWKSKTDPGSGDYSFKMDIDGYPEIIIWEKETKYCRSGSWNGKGFSGVPQMQGVGIMHFDFLKNSDEISYSYEMLDTSVYSRLIINSTGSLQRFVWADTTKQWSVYWYFPRDLCDNYGECGTFGICNTNNNPVCTCMTGYRPKNQQAWNLRDGLDGCVRSSKLDCGSDGFLLLKNMKLPEGSTAFVVNTTMNLSECGEVCKTNCSCGAYTNMDVSGNGSGCVIWAVDLMDMRQYAETVGGGQDLYVRVAASDLDQSPVTESTNNGSDNGNHVVKIVSITISAFAVLVILLALLYWKRKKILWLEKLKRDRTGLQDTSGTNKKDYHGGTT, translated from the exons ATGCGCCGTAGCCATACTACCACCTTCATCTTCATACTTGTTCTTTTCTACCCTTTTCTATCTTTAGCCATCGACACAATCACATCCACACAACCCTTAACCATAAACCAAACACTAGTTTCAAAAGGTGAAGCTTTCGAGTTGGGTTTCTTCAATCCTGGCAACGACAACTTGTACATAGGCATTTGGTATAAACAAGTTCAACAAAAAACATATGTTTGGGTTGCCAATAGAGACGCCCCTATTACTTCATTCAACGGAACATTAACGATCGGCGAAAATGGAACCATAGTACTTTTAAACCAAACCGGAACCGCTATATGGTCATCTAACCAGTCTGTACCCCTGACAAACACTGTGGCACAACTCCTAGACAACG GTAACTTTGTGGTACGTAGAGAAAACGATGAAAACCCTGACAATTATATCTGGCAAAGCTTTGATTATCCATCGGATACCTTTTTACCGGAGATGAAACTTGGGTGGAACAGAAAAACTGGAATTAATCGGTATATACGGGCATGGAAGTCCAAAACGGATCCAGGATCGGGTGATTATTCATTTAAAATGGATATTGACGGGTACCCGGAAATTATAATATGGGAAAAAGAAACAAAATACTGCAGGAGTGGCTCATGGAATGGGAAAGGGTTTAGTGGTGTACCACAAATGCAAGGAGTGGGTATAATGCATTTTGATTTTTTGAAAAATTCTGATGAGATTTCATATTCGTATGAAATGTTAGATACTTCTGTTTATTCGAGATTAATTATAAACTCTACGGGTAGTTTACAACGATTTGTTTGGGCTGATACAACAAAACAATGGAGTGTGTATTGGTATTTTCCTCGCGATTTGTGTGATAATTATGGTGAATGTGGAACGTTTGGAATTTGTAATACAAACAATAATCCGGTTTGTACGTGTATGACTGGATACAGGCCAAAGAATCAACAAGCTTGGAATTTAAGAGATGGATTAGATGGGTGTGTTCGGAGCTCCAAGTTGGATTGTGGGTCGGATGGGTTTTTATTGTTGAAGAACATGAAATTGCCTGAGGGATCAACAGCCTTTGTAGTTAATACAACGATGAATTTGAGTGAGTGTGGTGAGGTTTGTAAAACGAATTGTTCATGCGGTGCTTATACTAATATGGATGTTAGTGGGAACGGGTCGGGTTGTGTCATATGGGCCGTGGATCTTATGGATATGAGACAGTATGCGGAAACTGTAGGTGGTGGACAAGATCTTTACGTAAGAGTTGCTGCTTCTGATTTAG ATCAATCACCGGTAACTGAAAGTACCAACAATGGCTCCGACAATGGCAACCATGTCGTCAAAATTGTCTCCATTACCATAAGTGCTTTTGCAGTGCTCGTGATTCTCCTAGCACTCTTATATTGGAAAAGAAAGAAAATACTATGGTTAGAAAAATTGAAGAGAGACAGAACAG GTCTACAAGATACGAGTGGGACAAATAAAAAGGATTATCACGGTGGAACAACG
- the LOC139899206 gene encoding uncharacterized protein gives MRNTFLPHKVGIFVWRLKLGRLPVRVELDKRGIELDSVLCPNCKSVTESIEHMILNCQKVKEVWVKIFKWCNMGDISYSGSVDMFNGNGSLSNQIISKVWQAIEWVTGYVIWNRRNAKTFENKEWNVPTVVNEIQSMSFLWISTRCKSVNFDWAQWLLNPLTFDAQG, from the coding sequence ATGCGAAATACTTTCCTTCCACATAAAGTAGGTATTTTCGTATGGAGGTTGAAGCTAGGGAGACTTCCGGTCCGAGTGGAGTTAGATAAGCGGGGTATAGAACTCGACTCGGTCCTATGTCCCAATTGCAAAAGTGTGACGGAGTCGATCGAGCATATGATTCTAAACTGTCAAAAGGTGAAGGAAGTTTGGGTCAAAATTTTCAAATGGTGCAATATGGGTGACATTAGCTATTCGGGATCAGTAGATATGTTCAATGGAAATGGGTCGCTTTCGAATCAAATAATCTCTAAGGTGTGGCAAGCAATCGAATGGGTAACGGGCTATGTAATTTGGAATAGGAGAAACGCAAAGACTTTTGAAAACAAAGAGTGGAACGTTCCAACGGTAGTGAACGAGATTCAATCAATGAGTTTTCTTTGGATCTCAACGCGCTGCAAAAGTGTAAACTTCGACTGGGCTCAATGGCTGCTTAATCCTCTAACCTTCGATGCTCAGGGTTAA